In the genome of Saccharomonospora viridis DSM 43017, one region contains:
- a CDS encoding cytochrome c oxidase subunit 4, producing the protein MKVEARVFDIVAIFGIVIAIIYAVMTGIMTQDGVEPVGTVALLLSGGLALLVGSYFRFVARRIEPRPEDHEDAEISDGAGELGFFSPGSYWPVVVAAGCALVSVALAFFQVWLIILSGILLVMAIGGLVFEYHTGPRRQ; encoded by the coding sequence ATGAAGGTCGAAGCCCGGGTTTTCGACATCGTCGCGATATTCGGGATCGTCATCGCGATCATCTATGCGGTGATGACCGGGATCATGACCCAGGACGGGGTCGAACCGGTCGGCACGGTGGCGCTGCTCCTCTCAGGTGGCCTGGCGCTGCTGGTGGGCAGTTACTTCCGGTTCGTCGCCCGGCGTATCGAGCCGCGACCGGAAGACCACGAGGACGCCGAGATCAGCGATGGTGCGGGTGAGTTGGGGTTCTTCAGCCCCGGTAGCTACTGGCCGGTCGTCGTCGCAGCCGGTTGCGCTCTGGTGAGCGTGGCTCTTGCGTTCTTCCAGGTGTGGCTGATCATCCTCAGCGGCATCTTGCTGGTCATGGCGATCGGTGGCTTGGTGTTCGAGTACCACACCGGACCTCGTCGCCAGTAA
- the trpD gene encoding anthranilate phosphoribosyltransferase — protein sequence MPEYTWPTVLNQLIERVDLSEDATEWAMDQVMSGEATPAQIAGFAVALRAKGETAAEISGMARAMLHHANRVDLDVRAVDIVGTGGDRKGSVNISTMTSLVVAASGTPVVKHGGRAASSKSGAADVLEALGITIESTPDDVRRCVEELGIGFCFAPAFHPALRHVGAPRRELGIPTVFNMLGPLTNPAQPTSGLIGCAYLDKAPVLAEVYARRGHNVLLVRGDDGLDEITTTTTSTAWIISGGDIRTETIDPTALGIERSEPDALRGGDAAANAKVFKDLVNGKHGPVRDAVLINAAGALAAYTGFSDDLTADLRAGLETAARAIDSGAAADLLDRWINKR from the coding sequence ATGCCTGAATACACCTGGCCGACAGTCCTCAATCAGCTCATCGAGCGAGTCGATCTGTCCGAGGACGCCACGGAGTGGGCCATGGACCAGGTGATGTCCGGCGAGGCCACTCCCGCTCAGATCGCGGGGTTCGCGGTGGCGCTGCGCGCGAAGGGCGAGACGGCCGCTGAGATCTCCGGTATGGCGCGTGCCATGTTGCACCACGCCAATCGCGTCGACCTCGATGTACGTGCCGTCGACATCGTGGGCACGGGTGGTGACCGCAAGGGCTCGGTCAACATCTCCACCATGACGTCGTTGGTGGTGGCCGCCAGCGGTACCCCCGTCGTCAAGCACGGCGGTAGGGCCGCTTCCTCCAAGTCCGGGGCCGCCGACGTGTTGGAGGCGCTGGGCATCACCATCGAGTCCACTCCCGACGACGTACGGCGCTGTGTTGAGGAGCTCGGCATCGGTTTCTGCTTCGCGCCAGCCTTCCACCCCGCACTCCGGCACGTGGGCGCACCGCGGCGGGAGCTGGGTATCCCGACCGTGTTCAACATGCTGGGCCCGCTCACCAACCCGGCACAGCCGACCTCGGGACTGATCGGCTGCGCCTATCTGGACAAAGCTCCGGTACTGGCCGAGGTGTACGCCCGGCGTGGCCACAACGTGCTTCTGGTGCGCGGCGACGACGGGCTCGACGAAATCACCACGACGACCACCAGCACGGCGTGGATCATCTCCGGCGGCGACATCCGCACCGAGACCATCGACCCGACGGCGCTGGGCATCGAAAGGTCCGAACCGGACGCGCTACGGGGTGGCGACGCCGCCGCCAACGCCAAGGTTTTCAAAGACCTTGTCAACGGCAAGCACGGTCCGGTACGAGACGCCGTCCTCATCAACGCGGCGGGCGCCTTGGCGGCCTACACGGGCTTCTCGGACGACCTCACCGCGGACCTGCGCGCGGGTCTGGAAACGGCCGCCAGGGCCATCGATTCCGGCGCCGCCGCCGATCTTCTCGACCGCTGGATCAACAAGCGCTGA
- a CDS encoding cytochrome c oxidase subunit II, whose product MGVPERTRGTRLGKAGKVAALAALVALTATGCSGEEILRFGWPESATVEAEKMRTFWTWAVIAALGVGAIVWGLIFWSAAFHRKKKHSTEALPRQFQYNVPLELFVVVLPVVMVCVLFFFTAVTEQSVLAEEEDPDVVVDVTGFQWNWEFSYPDYQTPDGQPVSTVGSSSEIPLLVVPANRVTQYNLESTDVIHSFWVPEFHFKRDVFPHPRKNNQDESFQTTIDKEGAFVGRCAELCGVYHAMMNFEVRALSPDKFDRYMELRTQNNPQTGEPYTAAEALATMQDEGCDAQLCSPVATTTSPFVTDRTARTASG is encoded by the coding sequence GTGGGCGTTCCAGAGCGCACCCGGGGCACACGACTAGGCAAGGCCGGCAAAGTCGCCGCGCTCGCCGCGCTCGTCGCTTTGACGGCGACCGGCTGCTCCGGTGAGGAGATTCTGCGGTTCGGCTGGCCCGAAAGTGCCACGGTGGAAGCCGAGAAGATGCGCACATTCTGGACCTGGGCGGTCATTGCCGCGCTGGGCGTTGGTGCGATTGTGTGGGGGCTCATCTTCTGGTCGGCTGCGTTCCACCGGAAGAAGAAGCACTCGACCGAGGCTCTGCCGCGGCAGTTCCAGTACAACGTGCCGCTGGAGCTGTTCGTGGTCGTGCTGCCGGTCGTCATGGTCTGTGTGCTGTTCTTCTTCACGGCGGTGACCGAGCAGTCGGTGCTTGCCGAAGAGGAGGACCCCGACGTCGTCGTCGACGTCACCGGCTTCCAGTGGAACTGGGAGTTCTCGTACCCCGACTACCAGACACCGGACGGGCAGCCCGTGAGCACCGTCGGCAGCTCGAGCGAGATCCCGCTGCTGGTGGTCCCGGCCAACCGGGTGACTCAGTACAACCTCGAATCCACCGACGTCATCCACTCTTTCTGGGTGCCGGAATTCCACTTCAAGCGTGACGTGTTCCCGCACCCGCGCAAGAACAACCAGGACGAGTCGTTCCAGACCACCATCGACAAGGAAGGTGCCTTCGTCGGCCGTTGCGCGGAGCTGTGTGGCGTCTACCACGCGATGATGAACTTCGAGGTCCGCGCTCTGTCGCCGGACAAGTTCGACCGCTACATGGAGCTGCGCACCCAGAACAACCCTCAGACGGGCGAGCCGTACACCGCCGCGGAGGCGTTGGCCACGATGCAGGATGAGGGTTGCGATGCGCAGTTGTGCAGCCCGGTCGCGACGACTACGTCTCCGTTCGTGACGGACCGCACCGCGCGTACGGCGTCCGGCTGA
- the asnB gene encoding asparagine synthase (glutamine-hydrolyzing), whose translation MCGLLGLVCGSEDDAASLKDAVGRALRCQRHRGPDETDIWANGQVIYGFNRLAIIDLEHSRQPLTWGPEDNPTRYTIIFNGEIYNYLELREELEKEHGAKFATAGDTEAIVAAYHHLGPAAVGRLRGMFAFLIWDSERSVLFGARDPFGIKPLFYSTGPKGVAFASEKKSLLELSSTLGVEPELDRTALQHYLTLQYVPEPESLHRSIRRIESGTSFTVTPGGELKTERYFSPEFRSQPVSGAAQVAALHESIAEVLRDSVAKHMRADVTVGAFLSGGIDSTAIAALAKEHNPDLITFTTGFERKGYSEVDVAAESAAALGVKHVVRTVSAEEMMETLPLIVWYLDDPVADPALVPLWFIAREARKHVKVVLSGEGSDELFGGYTIYREPLSLAPFEKVPGGVRKLIGKASTLIPEGTRGKDLLRRGALTLEERYYGNARLFRDDQLKPILRTFREGIGHRDVTAPWYRLSRGWDPVARMQHVDLFTWLRGDILVKADKVTMANSLELRVPFLDAEVFRVASTIPLDQKITKETTKFALRRALDGIVPAHVLNRRKLGFPVPIRHWLRSEMYDWARGIISESKTDELLDKRAILAMLEEHRNGTLDHSRRLWALLVFMLWHGIFVEDRIKPEVPEPQYPVQL comes from the coding sequence GTGTGCGGCCTGCTTGGACTGGTCTGTGGCAGTGAGGATGACGCGGCGAGCCTCAAGGACGCCGTCGGCCGCGCGCTGCGCTGTCAGCGACATCGCGGTCCGGATGAGACCGACATTTGGGCGAATGGCCAGGTCATCTATGGCTTCAATCGGCTCGCCATCATCGACCTCGAGCACTCACGCCAACCACTGACCTGGGGGCCCGAGGACAATCCCACGCGCTACACCATCATCTTCAACGGTGAGATCTACAACTACCTCGAGCTACGCGAGGAACTAGAGAAAGAACACGGTGCGAAATTCGCCACAGCAGGTGACACCGAGGCGATCGTCGCGGCCTACCACCACCTCGGCCCGGCGGCCGTCGGTCGGCTGCGGGGCATGTTCGCGTTCTTGATCTGGGACTCCGAACGCAGCGTGCTCTTCGGCGCGCGGGACCCCTTCGGCATCAAGCCGCTGTTCTACTCGACGGGTCCGAAGGGCGTCGCGTTCGCCAGCGAGAAGAAGAGCCTGCTGGAGCTGTCGTCCACGCTGGGTGTGGAGCCCGAGCTGGACCGCACGGCGTTGCAGCACTACCTGACGCTGCAGTACGTGCCGGAACCGGAGTCACTGCACCGAAGCATCCGGCGCATCGAGTCCGGCACGTCCTTCACCGTGACCCCGGGTGGGGAGCTGAAGACGGAGCGCTACTTCTCCCCCGAGTTCCGCTCACAACCGGTGTCAGGCGCCGCTCAGGTGGCGGCACTGCACGAGAGCATCGCCGAGGTCTTGCGCGACTCGGTGGCCAAGCACATGCGTGCCGACGTCACGGTGGGCGCGTTCCTGTCGGGTGGTATCGACTCCACCGCCATCGCCGCCCTGGCGAAGGAGCACAACCCGGACCTGATCACCTTCACCACCGGGTTCGAACGCAAGGGGTACTCCGAGGTGGACGTCGCCGCCGAGTCCGCCGCCGCCCTCGGGGTCAAACACGTGGTGCGCACCGTCTCCGCCGAGGAGATGATGGAGACACTGCCCCTGATCGTGTGGTACCTCGACGACCCGGTGGCCGATCCGGCGCTCGTGCCGCTGTGGTTCATCGCCCGCGAAGCACGCAAGCACGTGAAGGTGGTGCTGTCGGGTGAGGGCTCCGACGAGCTGTTCGGCGGGTACACGATCTATCGGGAGCCGCTGTCACTGGCGCCGTTCGAGAAGGTCCCCGGCGGCGTGCGCAAGCTCATCGGCAAGGCTTCCACGCTGATCCCCGAGGGCACGCGCGGCAAGGACCTGTTGCGCCGTGGTGCGTTGACCCTGGAAGAGCGGTACTACGGCAATGCCCGCCTGTTCCGGGACGACCAACTGAAGCCGATTCTGCGGACGTTCCGCGAAGGGATCGGCCACCGCGACGTCACCGCGCCGTGGTATCGGCTGTCCCGCGGATGGGACCCGGTGGCCCGCATGCAGCACGTCGACCTGTTCACGTGGCTGCGCGGGGACATCCTCGTCAAGGCCGACAAGGTGACGATGGCCAACTCGCTGGAGCTGCGAGTGCCGTTCTTGGACGCCGAGGTGTTCCGCGTCGCGTCGACCATCCCGCTGGACCAGAAGATCACCAAGGAGACCACGAAGTTCGCGTTGCGTCGGGCGTTGGACGGCATCGTGCCGGCCCACGTGCTCAACCGTCGCAAGCTGGGCTTCCCGGTGCCGATTCGGCACTGGCTGCGCTCCGAGATGTACGACTGGGCCCGCGGCATCATCAGCGAGTCGAAGACCGACGAGCTGCTCGACAAGCGCGCGATCCTCGCGATGTTGGAGGAGCACCGCAACGGCACGCTCGATCACAGCCGGCGGCTGTGGGCGTTGTTGGTCTTCATGCTCTGGCACGGCATCTTCGTCGAGGACCGGATCAAGCCGGAGGTGCCCGAGCCGCAGTATCCGGTGCAGCTCTAA